In Candidatus Zixiibacteriota bacterium, the following proteins share a genomic window:
- a CDS encoding archaeosortase/exosortase family protein gives MADKRKNRGNSGRRGQDEKPVSRTNAWQRLSPVARFIILFLLSLIVFGTIYAHLTASYHDSLVPMMRATANIVGFVLSVFSSSVSYEGAHCVLNGFAVEIIDECTGLLEMVIFLAAVLSFGTTGGKKAMGLLIGIPAIYLFNVLRIIVLVVVGAYWPGAFNFMHIYFWQVTLILMIGSVWVGWLYLVVYREKKPVAVPS, from the coding sequence ATGGCTGACAAGCGTAAAAACCGAGGGAACTCCGGTCGGCGGGGTCAGGACGAAAAGCCTGTTTCCAGGACGAACGCCTGGCAACGCCTTTCGCCGGTGGCCCGGTTCATCATCCTGTTCCTGCTCAGCCTGATTGTTTTCGGTACGATCTATGCGCACCTGACGGCCAGCTACCATGACTCCCTTGTGCCTATGATGCGGGCCACCGCGAACATCGTGGGTTTCGTGCTATCCGTTTTCTCAAGCAGCGTATCCTACGAAGGCGCCCACTGTGTCCTGAACGGCTTTGCCGTTGAGATAATCGATGAGTGTACGGGCTTGCTGGAGATGGTCATATTTCTGGCCGCGGTTCTTTCGTTCGGTACTACCGGTGGCAAGAAGGCGATGGGGTTGTTGATCGGTATACCGGCCATCTATTTGTTCAATGTCCTGCGTATCATTGTACTGGTAGTGGTGGGTGCATACTGGCCGGGTGCGTTCAACTTTATGCACATCTATTTTTGGCAAGTGACATTGATACTGATGATCGGCTCGGTGTGGGTCGGATGGTTGTATTTGGTGGTGTATCGTGAAAAGAAACCTGTGGCTGTTCCTTCTTAA